From Palaemon carinicauda isolate YSFRI2023 chromosome 29, ASM3689809v2, whole genome shotgun sequence, one genomic window encodes:
- the LOC137622458 gene encoding uncharacterized protein produces MDGILGDLSFCVCYVDVILEFSSLKEEHLRHLRTVRPPTTKRPCTITATLAPLYASIRGKPKDLKFGPLQEVTFCNAKNVLSTAADLTFPVPHAPRLLSTDASDVVIGAVLEQVVNG; encoded by the exons atggatggcatcttaggggacctctccttctgtgtatgttacgtggacgtcATACTTGAGTTctcttccttaaaagaggaacacctccgtcacttgcgcaccgtgcgaccgcctacaacaaaacggccttgca ccattaccgccactcttgctcccctctacgcctccatcaGGGGCAAACCTAAAGACCTGAAGTTTGGTCCCCTTCAGGAAgtgaccttctgcaatgcaaagaatgtcctatcaactgctgctgacctcacttttcctgtcccacatgcccctcgccttctttccaccgatgctagtgacgtcgttattggtgcagtactcgaacaggtggtcaatggctga